From a region of the Deltaproteobacteria bacterium genome:
- a CDS encoding ribosome maturation factor RimP produces MATGITQIVEQAIEPVLEAEGFELVMLEYVTGQRILRIFIDSESGVTLDHCADVSRLVSDILDGEGLSDRIDGKFRLEVSSPGLDRPLAKPKHFQRFVGSQVKLTTNEPFDGRRKFAGEILEADERGIRISCEAETWTFGYDQIDRARLVPQF; encoded by the coding sequence ATGGCAACAGGTATTACACAAATCGTAGAGCAGGCAATTGAGCCTGTTTTAGAAGCTGAAGGCTTCGAACTCGTAATGCTGGAGTATGTGACTGGCCAAAGAATCCTTCGAATTTTCATCGACAGTGAATCAGGGGTAACCCTAGACCACTGTGCAGATGTAAGTCGTTTGGTGAGTGATATTTTGGATGGTGAAGGGTTGAGCGACCGTATTGATGGTAAATTCCGACTGGAAGTGTCATCACCGGGACTTGATCGGCCACTGGCAAAACCGAAGCATTTTCAACGGTTTGTAGGAAGTCAGGTCAAACTGACCACCAATGAGCCTTTTGATGGACGTCGTAAGTTTGCGGGAGAAATTCTCGAAGCTGACGAGCGGGGTATCCGTATTAGCTGTGAAGCTGAAACCTGGACTTTTGGCTACGACCAAATAGACAGGGCGCGATTGGTACCGCAATTTTAA
- the ruvA gene encoding Holliday junction branch migration protein RuvA: protein MISSLRGVLIEKQAGGAVIECAGVGYGVAMPISSLVRLGTEGDEVKVLVETSLSQDALRLFGFLEQGERDVFRVLVSISGVGPKLALAVLSVFSAEELCDIVAREDKPRLVKIPGVGGKKADRLLLELKDRLPKLMLMPQASAGVIEVSVGPKDDLVDAMLALGFKAAIAEKAANTALERLPDEADIATLVREALRAATPRA, encoded by the coding sequence ATGATTTCGAGTTTACGAGGGGTTTTGATTGAGAAACAGGCCGGGGGCGCCGTGATTGAGTGCGCCGGTGTTGGCTATGGTGTGGCAATGCCTATCTCATCGTTGGTTCGCCTTGGCACCGAGGGTGATGAGGTAAAAGTCCTGGTTGAAACCTCTCTCTCACAAGATGCGCTTCGGTTGTTCGGATTTTTAGAACAAGGTGAGCGTGATGTATTTCGAGTACTCGTCAGTATCAGCGGAGTTGGCCCGAAGTTGGCGTTGGCTGTTCTCTCGGTTTTTAGTGCAGAGGAACTCTGCGACATTGTAGCCCGCGAAGACAAACCGCGTTTGGTGAAAATCCCAGGTGTAGGTGGTAAAAAAGCGGACCGGCTCCTTTTGGAACTCAAGGACCGGCTGCCTAAGTTGATGCTCATGCCTCAAGCCAGTGCGGGTGTCATCGAGGTCTCTGTTGGACCCAAAGATGACTTGGTTGATGCGATGCTTGCTTTGGGGTTCAAAGCGGCGATTGCAGAGAAAGCAGCGAACACCGCTTTGGAGCGTTTACCGGATGAAGCGGACATCGCTACTCTGGTTCGCGAGGCACTGCGCGCGGCAACTCCACGAGCTTGA
- the ruvC gene encoding crossover junction endodeoxyribonuclease RuvC, whose protein sequence is MRVLGIDPGSRFTGWGIVDAQGSQMRLIASGVIEAGDGEFVSRMVVIGDALDVIIKQHQPDEAAVEAIFHSKNSQSALKLGHARGVALLSIGRAGLVLGEYPPATVKQSVAGHGRASKEQVQKMVQMLLGRQDLYREDESDALAVALCHIQMAGSSTSRLLARMERDGVSKPKARRGRKI, encoded by the coding sequence GTGCGAGTGTTGGGAATTGATCCGGGAAGCCGCTTCACGGGCTGGGGCATCGTTGATGCTCAAGGCAGCCAAATGCGCCTAATCGCCAGCGGTGTTATCGAGGCCGGCGATGGCGAGTTTGTCTCACGGATGGTGGTCATCGGTGATGCGCTGGATGTGATCATCAAACAACACCAACCAGATGAAGCAGCCGTGGAGGCGATTTTTCACTCCAAGAACAGCCAATCCGCTCTAAAGCTTGGGCATGCCCGAGGTGTGGCACTTCTAAGTATTGGCCGCGCCGGATTAGTGTTGGGAGAATACCCACCCGCCACAGTGAAGCAGTCGGTGGCCGGTCATGGGCGGGCTTCTAAAGAACAGGTGCAAAAAATGGTGCAAATGTTATTAGGACGCCAAGATTTATACCGCGAGGATGAGAGCGATGCTCTTGCAGTAGCACTTTGTCATATTCAAATGGCGGGCAGCTCTACCAGCCGGCTTTTGGCAAGGATGGAACGTGACGGGGTGAGCAAGCCTAAGGCACGGCGAGGAAGAAAGATATGA
- a CDS encoding YebC/PmpR family DNA-binding transcriptional regulator has protein sequence MAGHSKWSNIKRRKGAVDAARGKLFTKLVKEITTAARLGGADPDANPRLRVAIVAAKSNSMPAENITRGIKKGTGELEGMVIDEINYEGYGAGGVAFFVETQTDNRNRTSAEVRSAFTKNVGSMGASGSVAWMFQKCGQFTFDASSFSEEEMMEAALEAGAQDVRLEGDHWVVVSEPTDFTDVLDAFDKAGLQYKSAEFTMVAENTVCVSGKEVKQVLRLLDKLEDLDDVMKVHANYEIDDAEMEQLFSD, from the coding sequence ATGGCGGGTCACAGTAAATGGTCAAACATTAAGCGCCGCAAGGGAGCAGTGGATGCAGCTCGCGGCAAGTTGTTTACCAAACTTGTGAAAGAGATTACCACGGCGGCTCGTCTTGGAGGCGCTGACCCGGACGCAAACCCGCGTTTAAGAGTGGCCATTGTTGCAGCCAAAAGTAATTCAATGCCGGCTGAGAATATTACCCGCGGTATCAAAAAAGGAACCGGCGAACTCGAAGGCATGGTCATCGATGAAATCAACTACGAAGGTTATGGCGCGGGCGGCGTTGCTTTCTTTGTTGAAACGCAAACCGATAACCGCAACCGAACCAGTGCGGAGGTTCGTTCAGCGTTCACCAAGAACGTTGGGAGCATGGGGGCGAGCGGCAGCGTCGCTTGGATGTTTCAGAAGTGTGGGCAATTTACTTTTGATGCATCCTCTTTTAGCGAAGAAGAGATGATGGAAGCAGCACTTGAGGCCGGTGCACAAGATGTCAGACTTGAGGGAGACCATTGGGTTGTGGTCAGCGAACCAACAGATTTCACAGATGTACTCGACGCTTTTGATAAAGCCGGACTTCAATACAAGAGTGCCGAATTCACGATGGTTGCCGAAAACACAGTGTGTGTCTCGGGAAAAGAGGTTAAGCAAGTACTGCGCTTACTGGATAAGCTTGAAGATTTAGACGATGTGATGAAAGTACACGCTAATTATGAAATAGATGATGCTGAAATGGAGCAACTTTTCAGTGACTGA
- a CDS encoding HAD-IIB family hydrolase, with the protein MLPITQMSSSVAKGIRAVFSDIDDTMTTDGKVTARAYDAMWRLKEAGIEFVPVTGRPAGWCDCIARQWPVSGVIGENGALAFYEEDGALHRIYHPDSAQDAQSRLKPIREAVLKEVEGSRVSKDQFGRLFDLAIDFCEEPPDLGLDAAREIQTIFERFGAVAKISSIHVNGWFGQYDKLQMVRHFANARWNQSIDEAPGAYLFCGDSPNDEPMFEFFENACGVANLNNFTSQMEYLPKFVSAAPGGEGFAQIIETFLTLRQGD; encoded by the coding sequence GTGCTGCCGATTACACAAATGAGTTCGAGTGTGGCCAAGGGAATCCGGGCCGTTTTCAGTGATATCGACGATACGATGACGACGGATGGTAAGGTGACCGCGCGCGCTTACGATGCGATGTGGCGACTGAAAGAAGCCGGTATCGAATTTGTGCCGGTCACGGGTCGGCCTGCTGGATGGTGTGACTGCATTGCCCGTCAGTGGCCAGTGAGTGGTGTTATTGGCGAAAATGGAGCTTTGGCGTTTTATGAAGAAGACGGAGCGCTCCACCGGATCTACCACCCCGATTCGGCGCAAGATGCGCAATCGCGTTTGAAGCCAATTCGTGAAGCTGTTTTGAAAGAAGTCGAGGGAAGCCGGGTATCCAAGGATCAGTTCGGGCGACTTTTTGATTTGGCGATAGACTTTTGTGAAGAGCCTCCAGATCTGGGTTTGGATGCTGCCCGAGAAATTCAGACAATTTTTGAGAGGTTTGGAGCGGTCGCCAAAATCTCTTCTATTCACGTAAATGGCTGGTTTGGCCAGTATGACAAGCTGCAAATGGTTCGACATTTTGCAAACGCGAGGTGGAATCAGAGTATCGATGAGGCACCCGGTGCGTATTTATTTTGTGGTGATTCGCCAAACGATGAACCGATGTTCGAGTTTTTTGAAAATGCATGTGGAGTGGCCAACTTAAACAATTTTACTTCTCAGATGGAATACCTCCCAAAATTTGTGAGTGCTGCGCCCGGAGGCGAGGGCTTTGCACAAATCATTGAGACCTTTCTAACGTTGCGCCAGGGCGATTAA
- a CDS encoding response regulator — MKILFVDDEPLILEGLQNLLRRFRKKWAMSFAVGADEALEKLDIETFDIVITDMRMPGLSGAELLKRVRETHPGTARIMLSGYSEEETILQALPVAHQYMSKPCDPIILQRIIENLVSGIEHLNNPAVAQSANRLGAPLTSAQNLSTLQELLEHPEESGDAIQRLVASDIGLSARLLQIVSSSFFGRPQVVSDVGQAIHYLGMPMLKRLAHHPEIFNVTLPTQPDALQQFNDVTATAQHFSQHLAVLLGEGAEGGPGTTAAMLIALGPLAMVQMGEDLNPGSQLEAGLSQFLLQLWGLPEKLTQLSDNLHHQPAGNTLEVEQAIYASRKVWLNRQSREVELDVDYLKSLGLVAEVEEWTTRIKSRSNRDTL; from the coding sequence ATGAAAATTCTTTTTGTGGACGACGAACCGCTCATACTGGAGGGACTTCAAAACCTCTTGCGTCGTTTTCGTAAAAAGTGGGCCATGTCGTTTGCAGTGGGAGCTGACGAAGCCCTCGAAAAGCTCGATATCGAGACCTTTGATATCGTCATCACCGATATGCGTATGCCAGGGCTATCAGGTGCAGAGCTTTTGAAACGCGTTAGGGAAACACACCCCGGAACGGCCCGCATCATGCTATCGGGCTACAGTGAAGAGGAAACAATTCTCCAGGCTTTGCCCGTCGCACATCAATACATGAGCAAACCCTGCGACCCAATCATCCTTCAACGCATCATCGAAAATCTTGTCTCTGGAATCGAGCACCTAAACAACCCGGCGGTAGCCCAATCAGCCAACCGATTAGGCGCGCCGCTGACCTCCGCGCAGAACTTAAGCACCTTGCAAGAACTGCTCGAACACCCGGAGGAGTCTGGAGATGCTATTCAACGTCTCGTGGCATCAGATATTGGGTTGAGCGCGCGCCTTCTCCAAATTGTTAGTTCTTCTTTTTTCGGGCGGCCACAAGTCGTATCCGATGTGGGGCAAGCTATTCATTATTTGGGCATGCCGATGCTTAAACGCTTGGCTCACCACCCTGAGATATTCAATGTCACCTTGCCAACTCAACCCGATGCATTGCAGCAATTTAACGATGTAACCGCGACGGCCCAACACTTCAGCCAACACCTAGCAGTACTTCTGGGTGAAGGAGCGGAAGGCGGCCCCGGCACAACAGCGGCGATGCTCATAGCTCTCGGTCCCTTGGCCATGGTTCAGATGGGTGAAGACTTAAACCCTGGCTCCCAACTGGAGGCTGGACTTAGCCAATTCTTACTTCAGCTTTGGGGCTTACCGGAAAAACTCACACAACTAAGCGATAATCTTCACCACCAACCCGCTGGAAATACACTCGAAGTTGAGCAAGCCATTTATGCCAGCCGAAAAGTGTGGTTGAATCGACAATCAAGAGAAGTCGAGCTTGATGTAGACTACTTGAAATCACTTGGCTTGGTCGCCGAAGTGGAAGAGTGGACAACTCGAATAAAAAGTCGAAGCAACAGAGATACACTATGA
- a CDS encoding response regulator — MSDATTSSSSRRKKEPKPRILCVDDEEFILEGIASNLRKSFKITTAKSGQEALDLMENEETFPIIISDMRMPGMDGAQFLKQARQVSPDSIRILLTGHADLEAAISVVNEGKIFRYLTKPCPVKKLKEILDEAVGQYQKKQVQRNVLMETLRGSVQVLTEVLGLINPVAFSRGCRVQRLVEAMAQDLELSDVWEFEVAAMLSQLGCVTLHPDTLNKVGSGHPLEDDELELFQSHPALTRDLLKGVPRMESIAEMVARQMDDCVTEELTHDIRLEDRTTVGGQMLRIAIDFDQLLFEGLDRPDAEAQLQADADAYDPRLLACIAQLEIPEAPRVERYVTLAELSTGMLFEQAVLSKAGVSLISSGSEVNFTMLERLKRFADDVGLEEPFKVSVLL; from the coding sequence ATGAGCGACGCTACAACTTCATCATCATCACGTAGAAAAAAAGAACCCAAGCCGAGAATTCTTTGCGTTGACGATGAAGAATTCATTCTCGAAGGGATTGCCAGTAACCTGCGCAAGAGCTTTAAAATTACAACTGCGAAAAGTGGTCAAGAAGCGCTTGATTTAATGGAAAACGAAGAAACGTTTCCCATCATTATCTCGGATATGCGCATGCCTGGCATGGATGGTGCCCAATTCCTAAAACAGGCACGGCAAGTTTCACCCGATAGTATTCGGATTTTGCTAACAGGCCACGCTGATCTTGAAGCTGCGATTTCCGTGGTCAATGAAGGTAAAATCTTTCGGTATTTAACCAAACCTTGTCCGGTTAAAAAACTGAAAGAGATTCTTGATGAAGCGGTAGGGCAGTACCAGAAAAAGCAGGTTCAACGTAACGTTCTCATGGAAACCTTGCGCGGCAGCGTTCAGGTTCTCACCGAGGTACTCGGACTGATTAACCCGGTTGCTTTTAGCCGTGGATGCAGAGTCCAAAGGCTCGTGGAGGCAATGGCTCAAGACCTAGAATTAAGCGATGTTTGGGAGTTTGAAGTCGCAGCCATGCTCTCGCAACTCGGCTGTGTCACCTTACACCCCGACACCCTCAACAAAGTCGGAAGTGGACACCCTTTAGAGGACGATGAATTAGAGCTATTCCAAAGTCATCCAGCTCTTACCCGAGACCTACTCAAAGGCGTTCCTCGTATGGAATCCATTGCTGAGATGGTTGCTCGACAGATGGATGATTGCGTAACCGAAGAGCTCACCCACGACATACGCCTCGAGGATCGCACCACGGTTGGCGGGCAAATGCTCCGGATTGCCATTGATTTTGACCAGCTTCTCTTTGAAGGTCTCGACCGGCCAGATGCTGAAGCACAACTTCAAGCCGATGCGGATGCTTACGATCCCAGGCTTCTCGCTTGCATCGCCCAGCTCGAAATACCAGAAGCGCCGCGGGTCGAACGCTACGTTACCTTGGCAGAGCTGAGCACCGGTATGTTGTTCGAGCAAGCCGTGCTCTCCAAGGCTGGCGTCTCTCTGATCTCATCCGGCAGCGAGGTGAACTTCACCATGCTCGAACGTCTCAAACGATTTGCAGACGATGTTGGCCTCGAAGAGCCATTTAAAGTCAGCGTGCTTCTCTAA
- the dacB gene encoding D-alanyl-D-alanine carboxypeptidase/D-alanyl-D-alanine-endopeptidase: protein MLQILSLIALIATQAEAEGISPTPPILTMDNLPSELDSLLQEPEVADAQISLHVVRVSDGKVLYAKDENELRVPASTIKLFTTAAALDELGPDYRFKTEIYGPAPSAGIIAGNIHLKGYGDPWLVPERFWYFANRLKYSGVTQIDGDIIVDESYFGGSAIAAGQEQDSSSSAYMAPAGALSVGFNAVLVHILPTVAGQPARIAIEPSSDNITVEGTVTTSERTRTRLNVEVVEKDGKNVVKVEGYILQTDKPRGYWRRIHHPGLHAGSVFKAMLSSIGIKVQGDVLLGQLNPAPPATPQSSATPDGAEQAALPEPMVSMTSPRLADLMEKVNKYSNNFMAGQLARALGAEVSGAPGSWDKGEEAIQKFLKERVKVSAPLPVIKNASGLHDVNRVTSKHVTELLCFMAREPKHEIEFLNSMAVAGGVGTLQSRMQEGSANLVLRAKTGTLSIASALSGYVTTQSGELLAFSVLVNHFQQGIQPIWKMQDAIGEALSKVTASSKKQAQLKHTN from the coding sequence ATGCTGCAAATCCTATCCTTGATTGCCCTTATCGCGACCCAAGCCGAAGCTGAGGGGATTTCCCCTACGCCGCCTATCCTAACGATGGACAATCTACCGTCAGAGCTCGATTCACTCCTTCAAGAGCCCGAGGTTGCCGACGCTCAAATCAGTCTCCACGTTGTGAGAGTGAGCGATGGAAAAGTGCTTTATGCCAAGGATGAAAACGAACTTCGGGTGCCGGCATCGACCATCAAGCTCTTTACCACTGCCGCAGCGCTCGATGAACTGGGCCCTGATTACCGTTTTAAAACTGAAATTTATGGACCGGCTCCAAGCGCCGGAATCATCGCGGGCAATATTCATCTTAAGGGATACGGCGATCCGTGGCTCGTTCCCGAGAGGTTTTGGTACTTCGCAAACCGGCTTAAATATTCGGGAGTTACCCAAATCGATGGAGACATCATCGTCGACGAAAGCTATTTCGGTGGATCCGCCATTGCAGCCGGCCAGGAGCAAGATTCATCGTCGTCAGCCTATATGGCTCCAGCTGGTGCTCTTTCGGTGGGCTTTAATGCAGTTTTGGTTCACATTCTGCCCACGGTTGCTGGGCAGCCTGCTCGCATCGCTATTGAGCCGAGCTCCGACAATATCACCGTCGAAGGAACGGTCACCACCAGTGAGCGGACACGCACGCGTCTCAATGTAGAGGTCGTTGAGAAAGACGGTAAGAATGTCGTGAAGGTTGAGGGTTATATTCTTCAAACCGATAAGCCCCGGGGCTACTGGCGCCGCATCCATCATCCGGGACTGCATGCCGGTTCCGTCTTTAAAGCCATGCTCAGCAGCATCGGAATCAAAGTTCAAGGAGATGTTCTCCTCGGTCAGCTTAACCCTGCTCCACCAGCCACACCTCAAAGTTCAGCGACCCCCGACGGCGCAGAGCAAGCAGCGCTGCCTGAGCCGATGGTTTCAATGACATCCCCGCGACTTGCAGATCTTATGGAGAAGGTAAACAAATACTCAAACAACTTTATGGCCGGTCAACTCGCCAGAGCGCTGGGCGCGGAAGTATCAGGTGCACCTGGTAGCTGGGACAAAGGTGAAGAGGCGATTCAAAAATTTCTCAAAGAGCGAGTAAAGGTGTCAGCTCCTCTACCCGTGATTAAAAATGCCAGCGGCCTTCACGACGTTAATCGAGTGACCAGTAAGCATGTCACGGAACTTCTTTGCTTTATGGCGCGAGAGCCCAAACACGAGATTGAATTTTTAAACTCAATGGCCGTAGCTGGCGGTGTTGGTACTTTGCAAAGCCGAATGCAAGAGGGAAGTGCGAACCTCGTTCTAAGAGCCAAAACCGGAACGCTGAGTATTGCCAGTGCCCTTTCGGGCTATGTTACAACTCAATCTGGGGAGCTTTTAGCGTTCTCCGTGTTGGTGAATCATTTTCAACAAGGCATTCAACCCATTTGGAAAATGCAAGATGCTATCGGCGAGGCACTCTCCAAGGTCACTGCATCATCCAAAAAGCAGGCACAACTCAAGCATACGAATTAA
- a CDS encoding cysteine desulfurase, producing MNATGIYLDWNADAPVSEHAWQAYVEASQHFGNPSSAHGPGRAARAVLENARTAVGHAFGMPADSVIFTSGGTESDALALLGFLEEAKQGSVVVAGIEHPAVIKNLEELCERNGLQLIHAEVGASGIIDVDQVESAMSSDTLLVSVMMASNETGIIQPIQEIAAICRARGVVMHTDAVQAVGRMPVSMPELGVHMMTISGHKFGALSGTGALLVEDGIVLKPQLTGGGQEQGLRGGTENVAGAACMAAALEMLPSQQVLDTCEQKRERFEAAILKSCADVVVLGAEQPRLVNTSCIRFKGCPGDAILMALDIEGIFVSTGSACSSGSVLPSPALLAMGIDEEAARECVRFSFPPELEDVEFETALEKVITVVERMRTFGKL from the coding sequence ATGAACGCCACCGGTATCTATCTGGATTGGAATGCCGATGCTCCGGTTAGCGAGCATGCATGGCAGGCCTACGTCGAGGCATCCCAGCATTTTGGTAATCCTTCCTCAGCTCACGGGCCCGGTCGAGCGGCGCGAGCAGTTCTTGAAAATGCGAGAACCGCGGTAGGCCATGCTTTTGGTATGCCTGCGGATTCTGTGATTTTTACCAGCGGCGGTACCGAGTCCGATGCGCTGGCACTTTTGGGCTTTCTAGAAGAGGCCAAGCAAGGCTCAGTGGTCGTTGCCGGCATTGAACACCCCGCGGTAATTAAAAACCTTGAGGAGCTTTGCGAGCGAAACGGCCTTCAGTTGATTCACGCGGAAGTGGGCGCATCAGGCATCATCGACGTTGACCAGGTTGAGAGTGCGATGAGCAGCGATACGCTTTTAGTTTCGGTGATGATGGCGAGCAACGAAACAGGCATCATTCAACCCATCCAAGAAATAGCGGCAATTTGCCGAGCCCGCGGTGTGGTGATGCATACGGATGCCGTTCAGGCAGTGGGGAGAATGCCAGTCTCGATGCCAGAGCTTGGTGTGCACATGATGACCATCTCAGGTCATAAATTTGGTGCCTTAAGTGGTACAGGCGCTCTTCTGGTCGAGGACGGTATTGTACTCAAGCCGCAGCTAACCGGCGGAGGTCAGGAGCAAGGTCTACGCGGCGGTACTGAGAATGTTGCAGGTGCGGCCTGTATGGCGGCAGCGTTAGAGATGCTTCCATCTCAGCAAGTGCTGGATACCTGCGAGCAAAAACGAGAACGGTTCGAAGCAGCGATTCTTAAAAGCTGCGCTGACGTGGTTGTCTTGGGGGCAGAGCAGCCGAGGCTGGTCAACACATCGTGTATTCGATTTAAGGGGTGTCCGGGGGATGCAATTTTGATGGCTTTAGACATCGAAGGCATTTTCGTGAGTACAGGAAGCGCGTGCTCTTCGGGTTCCGTTTTGCCATCTCCCGCATTGCTTGCCATGGGCATCGATGAAGAAGCCGCTCGTGAATGCGTCCGGTTCTCATTTCCCCCTGAGCTTGAAGACGTTGAGTTTGAGACCGCCTTGGAAAAAGTGATTACGGTCGTAGAGCGAATGCGCACTTTCGGTAAACTCTGA
- the ribA gene encoding GTP cyclohydrolase II, giving the protein MDSTSSPRVGTKVSAGNTTVELYSTAKLPTRHGDFSVYVFRNNIDDLEHVALVRGDNLSKAENVPVRVHSECLTGDVLGSLRCDCRDQLEVALDLLGSEDKGILVYMRQEGRGIGLGNKIKAYALQQQEGLDTVDANKHLGFDDDLRDYTVSGLIIKFFELNSIILATNNPLKVKGLENVGVKVAKRLPVITQLNPHNVDYLRTKARKSGHLLPLS; this is encoded by the coding sequence ATGGATTCAACTTCAAGCCCTCGCGTAGGCACTAAGGTTTCTGCGGGTAACACCACCGTGGAACTCTACTCGACAGCCAAGCTACCAACCCGGCATGGCGACTTCTCAGTTTATGTTTTTCGAAACAATATCGACGACTTAGAGCATGTTGCTCTGGTTCGCGGCGACAATCTCTCGAAAGCCGAAAACGTACCTGTTCGGGTTCACTCTGAATGCCTAACCGGCGATGTACTCGGCTCACTGCGCTGCGATTGCCGCGACCAGCTCGAGGTTGCCTTGGACCTTTTGGGTTCTGAGGACAAAGGAATTCTTGTTTATATGAGACAAGAAGGACGCGGCATCGGACTCGGAAACAAAATCAAAGCCTATGCACTTCAGCAGCAAGAGGGCCTCGATACCGTCGATGCAAACAAGCATCTGGGTTTTGACGACGATCTTCGCGATTACACTGTATCGGGCTTGATTATCAAGTTTTTCGAACTGAACTCGATTATCCTGGCGACGAATAACCCCTTAAAAGTCAAGGGTTTAGAAAATGTCGGCGTCAAGGTGGCCAAACGATTGCCGGTTATTACGCAGCTTAACCCACACAATGTGGATTATCTACGCACCAAAGCCCGCAAGTCGGGTCACCTTTTACCTCTCTCTTAG
- a CDS encoding Fic family protein — protein MDWNQFDPEGAIRQRYLDIDELTDEARDKIGLIGWSWDEFLGMYDISWIYHENGLEGVVLAYPEIRSAVDNKVVSDVSLLPTYRDVKGQKSCIDMVREKSLTKRGTVTIKFLKSLHGILINNPEMTGVYRKDIPIHRTYFHEIAQPTEIEQRLTKVLDYINGKRDRDVHPIEFAANAHHRFMRVFPFSKHSGMIGRLMLNYCLTRSGYIPAVIHATDRQRYYEALRGEERGYREFLCETMENGLENTIRFLRSHEKIAARG, from the coding sequence ATGGATTGGAATCAGTTTGATCCGGAGGGCGCGATTCGTCAGCGCTATCTGGATATCGATGAACTCACCGACGAAGCACGAGACAAAATCGGCTTGATCGGATGGTCCTGGGACGAGTTCCTAGGGATGTATGATATTTCGTGGATCTACCACGAAAACGGTTTGGAAGGCGTCGTTCTTGCCTATCCAGAGATTAGAAGTGCCGTAGATAATAAAGTTGTGAGTGATGTAAGTCTTTTGCCTACTTATCGAGATGTTAAGGGCCAGAAGAGTTGCATTGATATGGTGAGAGAGAAGTCGTTGACCAAAAGGGGTACGGTCACCATTAAGTTCTTGAAGAGCCTTCACGGTATTTTGATCAACAATCCGGAAATGACGGGCGTGTACCGAAAGGACATCCCAATTCACCGGACGTATTTTCACGAGATTGCTCAGCCTACGGAAATTGAACAACGCTTGACCAAGGTATTGGACTATATCAACGGAAAACGCGATCGGGATGTGCATCCTATCGAGTTTGCCGCCAATGCTCACCACCGGTTCATGCGTGTGTTTCCATTTTCAAAGCACAGCGGCATGATTGGACGTTTGATGCTGAATTATTGCCTGACGCGTTCGGGCTATATTCCAGCGGTTATTCACGCAACGGATCGTCAGCGCTATTATGAAGCGTTGCGCGGTGAAGAGCGCGGATACAGAGAGTTTCTCTGTGAGACCATGGAAAATGGGTTGGAAAACACCATCCGATTTCTCCGATCTCACGAAAAGATTGCCGCTCGCGGTTGA